From Paraburkholderia fungorum, the proteins below share one genomic window:
- a CDS encoding efflux transporter outer membrane subunit: MERFETSIAPLSGWGRAATSALLVALLAACSVEPTYKRPDVDTPVAFKEAPAASATAVASAPSAQDNGTWKPAQPADDAHRGEWWTIFGDSQLNALEEQAAAANQDLKAAAARVQQARAVTQAAKSDWFPKLDAGFGPTRERASAASQFQPDSAGGTTGTIWRAQVGASYEADLFGRVSSNVSASRADEGQSEALFRSVQLSLQADVAQNYFQLRELDTDQDLYRRTVALREDTLKLVERRFKEGDISELDLARARNELASARADAVGVARQRAASEHSLAILLGKPPADFSFAEAPLTPVTVRVPAGLPSALLERRPDISAAERAMQAANARVGLAKSAFFPKLDITGAAGFESATLGDLFMWSSRAFILGPFAGTALTLPLFDGGRRKANLAQARSKYDEDVAQYRQQILVAFREVEDNLADLRLLDDQMREQNTAVDASQRAAHLSRTQYTEGAVSYLDVIDGERQVLISQLQASHLQGTQAVATVNLIRALGGGWGNVQTPDTAVGAVSPASGSTPALASAQQVAKQ; this comes from the coding sequence ATGGAACGCTTTGAAACTAGCATTGCACCGTTGAGCGGATGGGGCCGCGCGGCTACCAGCGCATTACTGGTCGCGCTGCTCGCTGCGTGCTCGGTCGAGCCGACATACAAGCGCCCGGACGTGGATACGCCGGTCGCGTTCAAGGAAGCACCGGCTGCATCGGCTACTGCTGTGGCGTCCGCGCCATCCGCGCAGGACAACGGCACGTGGAAGCCGGCGCAGCCCGCCGACGACGCGCATCGCGGCGAATGGTGGACGATTTTCGGCGACTCGCAACTGAACGCACTGGAAGAGCAGGCCGCCGCCGCGAACCAGGATCTGAAGGCAGCGGCAGCACGTGTGCAGCAGGCACGTGCGGTGACGCAAGCGGCGAAGTCGGACTGGTTCCCGAAACTCGACGCGGGCTTTGGTCCGACGCGCGAGCGGGCGTCGGCGGCGTCGCAATTCCAGCCGGACAGCGCGGGCGGTACGACCGGCACGATCTGGCGCGCGCAGGTCGGTGCTTCGTATGAAGCGGATCTGTTCGGGCGCGTGAGTTCGAACGTGAGCGCATCGCGCGCGGATGAAGGGCAAAGTGAAGCGCTGTTCCGGTCGGTGCAACTGTCGCTGCAGGCCGACGTCGCGCAGAACTACTTCCAGTTGCGCGAACTGGATACCGATCAGGATCTGTACCGCCGTACCGTTGCATTGCGCGAAGACACGCTGAAGCTCGTCGAGCGTCGATTCAAGGAAGGTGATATCAGCGAACTGGATCTGGCGCGGGCTCGCAACGAGCTCGCGAGTGCGCGTGCCGATGCTGTGGGTGTTGCGCGCCAGCGCGCGGCGTCCGAGCACAGTCTCGCGATTCTGCTCGGCAAGCCGCCCGCGGACTTCTCGTTTGCCGAAGCACCGCTCACACCGGTGACGGTGCGCGTGCCTGCCGGGTTGCCTTCCGCATTGCTCGAACGTCGCCCGGATATCTCGGCGGCAGAGCGCGCGATGCAGGCGGCGAATGCGCGTGTGGGTCTCGCGAAATCGGCGTTCTTCCCGAAGCTGGATATCACCGGCGCGGCGGGTTTTGAATCGGCGACACTTGGCGATCTGTTCATGTGGTCGAGCCGCGCGTTTATTCTCGGGCCGTTCGCGGGCACCGCGTTGACGCTGCCATTGTTCGACGGCGGCCGTCGCAAGGCGAACCTCGCGCAGGCTCGCTCGAAGTACGACGAGGATGTCGCGCAGTATCGTCAGCAGATACTCGTCGCGTTCCGCGAAGTCGAGGACAACCTGGCCGATCTGCGTCTGCTCGACGATCAGATGCGCGAGCAGAACACGGCCGTCGACGCGTCGCAACGGGCGGCGCATCTGTCGCGCACGCAGTACACCGAGGGCGCGGTCAGCTATCTGGATGTGATCGACGGCGAGCGGCAGGTGCTGATTTCGCAATTGCAGGCGAGCCATTTGCAGGGCACGCAGGCGGTGGCGACGGTGAATCTGATCCGTGCATTGGGTGGCGGTTGGGGCAACGTGCAGACGCCCGATACGGCGGTCGGAGCGGTGTCGCCGGCTTCTGGCTCTACGCCGGCTTTGGCATCGGCGCAGCAGGTGGCGAAGCAGTAG